Below is a genomic region from Enterobacteriaceae endosymbiont of Donacia cinerea.
AATGACTAGATAAATTTAATATTAAACTAATGTAAGTTTCTTCATAAATATAATTAATTCTAGTAATTTCTAAATAAAAACAATTATAAAAATATTTTTTAAAAAAACAAATTATTTTTTTTACTAAAAAAATATTTTTTTGTAAAATATTTGTACCAATTTCACCTTGTAAACCACCAGATAATATAATTAATCCTTTATTATATTTTTTTAATAAATCATATGTTATGATAGGTCCTAAATTATTATTATATCCATTTTTATAAGCATAAAAAATTAATAATTTAATATTTTGTAAACCAATATTATTCTTAGCTAATATAGTTAATGTAGAATATTTATTCGAATTAATATTACTTAAATTTTTTATTTTAAAATCTACTCCAATTATAGGTTTTAACCCTAATTTATGAGATATTTTATAAAATTTTACAAGACCAAATATATTATTAAGATCAGTAATAGCCATTGCGGGCATATTTAATAATACACTTTTTTGTACAAGTTGTTTAATTTTAGCAAGACCATCTTTAATGGAATAATCACTATGTACATGTAGATGAATAAATTTTGGATCATTCATGTTTTTTATTTTAAAATTTTCATACACATAATTTTTGATTTACAAATAATTTTCTTATTAATAATTGCTTTACTACTAAAATAGAGTAAAAGATTTTTTTCTTTTTCTAAAGTACTTTTTATTATTATTTGATCTCCAGGAAAAGCTGGTTTTTTAAAACGAGCTTGATCAATACCTACAAGGTAATAAAATATTTTTTTTTCTAATTTTATATTATTTATACTTTTATATATTAAAATACTTGTAGTTTGTATCATAGATTCTAATAATAATACTCCAGGGTAAATTGGGTTTCCAGGAAAATGACCTTGAAAACAAGGTTCATTCATAGAAATATTTTTTATAGCATTTAAAAATTTAAATTTTTTAAATGCTACGATTCTATCTACTAAAATAAATGGATATCTATGTGGTAAGACAGATAAAATTTCATTTATATTTAACATATTATTTTAATAATTTCAAATTATAAAAATAAATTTATTATATAATTTTAAAATTATTAAATAAAATTTATTAATCATGTTATATAAATAAAATATTATTCTGTTGTATTGCTAAATCAATAACATCATTTGTTATATCTTTAACATCTTTTATATAAGCTATAGTAGAAATATCTAAAACAAGGTTATAATTTCCTTTTTCTGCAATAATATTAACTAATTTACTTATAAAAAATAATATTTTATTACGTGCTTTTTCTTGTCTTTGATTATTTTTTTTTGTAAAATATTCTATTTTTTTTAATAATATTTTTTTTTCATATATAATTTCTTTTTTTATTTCTTCTTTAGCTTTTTCTGACAATTTTGTATTTTTTAATTTTTGTATTTTATATAAAAATGATTTTTTCATTTTTTCTATTACTAAAAAATCTGAATGTAATTCTTTTTCTAATTCTTTAGATATTTTTTCTTTTTGAGGTATTGCATTAAAAATTTTTGCAATATTTATTACTACTATTTTTGAACAACAATAAGCACCATTAAATGGTGTGATTAATATCATTATTAATAATGTTACTTTTAAAAAATATTTCATATTAAATATATCTCCCTTTTTATTTTAATTTTAAATAAAATTTACCATTCTTTTGAAAAATTAAATTGAAGAAATTGAATTTTATCTGTTTTATAAGTTTTAAATGGATATGCTAAAGATATAGTAATATCTCCAAATGGTGTATGAAATTGAAAAGATAAACCTATTGAAGATCTTATTTGAGAAAAAAAATTAAAATTAGGAATTTTATATAATTTAAATAAATAATTATTTTTCCATGAAGTATCTATTAGATTACCAATATCTAAAAAAATAGAAGTTTTTATTTGTTTTATATAATTATTATCTAAAAATGAAATAGGAAAAATTAACTCATTATTTAAATTAAATAAAAAATTACCTCCAATTGGATTATCAGATAAACAAATAGTTTTTCCATTATCACAATGATATTTTTTTGAATTATAGTAAATTCCTTTAGGACCAATACTATTATTTTTAAAACCTCTAATTGTATCAGACCCTCCTAAATAAAAATTTTTATAAAAAGGATATTTACCACCTAAAAAACCATTACCATAACCAAAATTACTTTTAAATAAAAATACTGGAGAATATTGTAAAAAATTTTTAAATATTTGTAAATTTAAAGGAATATATCTTGAATAATTAAAATTAATTTTATAATTACGATTTTTACTATACCAGGGTATGGAAAAATATGTATTTAGAAAACTAAAAATACCATCTGATGGAATATTTGAATTATCTAAATTACTATATGAAAAAGTATAATTAATTATAAATTCATCTAATAAATAACTATTATGTGATTTTTTATATCTTTGATATCCTACATATTTAAGATAATTCCATAAAGATAATTGTGGTTCAATATTACTAATTTGATTTTGTATAAATCCAATATTATTTGTAATAATAAAATTATTATTAATTGGTAATTTTAAAATTCCAAAAAAGCCTTTATTCTTATTTATATAATTATAAAAAAAATTATTATCGTCATTTATTGTATTTAAAAATATTTTTATACCAGCATTAATTTTTTTAAAAAAAACATGATTTTTCATTATAAAAAATTCTAAATAAGAATGGTAAAAATCTTTATTAAAATTAAGATCTATATCATACCCAGTACCTATAAAATTATTTTGTTGTAAAACAGTATTAAATCCTAATAAACCTCCTTTAATCATTCCTAATCCTGATTTTAAAGATCCTTGATTTTTTTCATCTACTTGATATGTAATATCTAATGTATTATTTGGATCATTATTTTTATGTAAAAATATTTCCACTGTATTAAAATATCCTAAAGAATATAATCTTTCTCTAGTTTTTTTTATTAATTCAATATTAAGCGGATTACCTTCTATTTGTAATAATTCATTTCTTAAAATATAATCTTTAGTAAAATTATTCCCTAAAAAATTTATTTTTCTTACAAAATATCTTTTATTAGTTTTTATATTAAAGATTATATTTATTTTATTATTTTTTTGATCTAAAATTGTTTTTATTATAATTTCAGGTTTTAAAAATCCATTTTTTTCTAAAATTTTCTTTATTTTATTTCTTAAAGTAAGAATTTTATTATTTTGATAAACTTCCCCAGGAATAATATTAATTATATTTTTAATATATTTAAAATATTTTTTTTTATCAATATTTATTAAAATTTCATTATAAAAAAATTTTTTATTTTCTTCAATTTTAATTACTAAATAAATATTTTTTTTATTAAGTGATAAATATTGTGTAACATTTTTAATTTTAAAATTTACATATCCTTTATTTATATAAAAATTTTTTAAATTATTTAAAACTTTTAAAATGAAATTAATTTCATATTTATTTTTTTTTGAAAAAATAAATAAAAAATTATTATTTATTTTTAAATAATTTAATAAAAAATTTGTTGTATAAACATTATTACCTATAATATTAATTTGTTTAATTTTGGTAAAATTATCTTCCTTAAAAACTATTAAAATATTTACTTTATTATTTACATCTTTTTGAACTTTTATTTTAATAAATGAAGACAACATTGAGTATTTTAAAAAAACTAATTCTATATTTTTCCGAAAAAAAAATAATGAATTGTTATTCAATATTTGACCCTTTTTTATTTGTAATTTATTTAATAAAAAATTAATATCATTACTATTGAATATTTTATTCCCTTTAATTATTATATTATTAATAATTGGTTTTTCTATAACTTCTACAAAAAAATAATTTTTTTTTTGAAAAACATTAACACTATTAACCATATTAGTATTATATAAAATATATATTATTTTAGATATTTCTTTTAAAGAAAGACAATTTTTTTTATTTATATAAGAAGATATATTAAGGTTTTGTAACTTAATTTTATTAAGACCAAAAAATATTATATTTTTAATACAATAATTATTTTTCTTTAAAAGAGTTGCATAACAAATAATATTTGTATGAAAAATTAATAAAAAAATAAATATATATTTAAAATATTTAATACTTTTTATAAAATATTTTTTTTTAAAATTGTTTAAAATCATTTATTAATGTAAACCCCATAATTATAATTAAAATAATAATACTAATAGTATATATTATTTGCTTAATTTTATATGATAATTTTTTACCAATAATTTTTTCAAAAATTAAAAGTAATAATTGTCCACCATCTAAAATTGGAATAGGTAATAAATTAATTATACATAAATTAATATTTATTAAAGATAAAAACATAAAATAATAAATAAAGTTATTACGCATTAATATACTTGCAATATGTCCTATTGAAAGAGGGCCATTTAATTTGTAAATATTTTTTTTACTATTTAATAAATAAATAAATGAATTTAAGATTAATTTAATTGATTTAAATGTTTCACTAATTGATTTTTTAAATGATTTTATAAAATTTAACCTATATATGCTTTTTGAATCATTTTTAATATTTATTATTTTGGGTAAAAAACCTAAAAAACCTATTTTTTTTGATTTTCTAAAAGAACTTAAGATCTTAAAATCTATATTTTTTTGTTTTCTTTTTATATTTATATGAATAATTTTATTTGGGTTTTTATAAATAAATTTTTGAAAATTATACCAATTAATAAATTTTTTTCCTTCTACACTTATAATTTTATCTCCTACATGTAGTTTTGATTTTTCTGCAGGTGATCCAGGTATTATGTATGTAATAGTAGGATTAATTTTTAATCCTTTAGGTAAAATTCCTAACATTAATATTAAATTTTTTTCTTTTGAAAATTTTAAAAAATTGTTATCAATATTTAATTTTTTACTTTTAATAAAATTAGAATTTAATTCCAAATTTATTTTATGATGTGTATTAATATTTTTAATTAATGATATATTTAAAAAATTCCAATTATTAATATTCATACCATTGATTTTTTTAATTTCAAAATTAGGTTTTAAACCAATTAAATTAGCAATTGAAATATAATTAATTTCATTAATAATATTTTTTTTTATTGGTAAACCAATAAAAAAAATGATCCAATAAATTATTATTGCAAAAATAATGTTCGCAATTGGTCCACCTAAAATAATTAATATTTGTTTTAAAAAATTTATTTGATCAAAAAATAATAATTTAAATTTTTTTACGTATTTAATATTACTATTGTGAATATAATCAGGAATTTTAACGTAACCTCCAAATGGAATTAATCTTAATATATAATTAGTTCCGTATTTGTCACGATATTGAAAAATTTTTTTACCAAAACCTAAAGAAAAACATTCTATATAAATATTAAATAATCTTGCTATATAAAAATGTCCATATTCATGAACTATAACTAAACTACTTATAGTTATAATAAATATTATTATATCATATAAAATACTCAACAAAATTTGAACTCCTAAAATTATTATTAATTAATTAATATAAATAATATTAAATTAAAATTTATCTGTAAAATAAATAATTTATTTTATTTAAAAAAAATTTTTTGTAAAAAAAATTAAATAAATAAATTTTATTAAAAATTTATTCAATCTCCACCAAAACGACGATGTCTTTTTGTAAAGGAATTTAATGCTTTTTG
It encodes:
- the fabZ gene encoding 3-hydroxyacyl-ACP dehydratase FabZ, whose amino-acid sequence is MLNINEILSVLPHRYPFILVDRIVAFKKFKFLNAIKNISMNEPCFQGHFPGNPIYPGVLLLESMIQTTSILIYKSINNIKLEKKIFYYLVGIDQARFKKPAFPGDQIIIKSTLEKEKNLLLYFSSKAIINKKIICKSKIMCMKILK
- the bamA gene encoding outer membrane protein assembly factor BamA; translated protein: MILNNFKKKYFIKSIKYFKYIFIFLLIFHTNIICYATLLKKNNYCIKNIIFFGLNKIKLQNLNISSYINKKNCLSLKEISKIIYILYNTNMVNSVNVFQKKNYFFVEVIEKPIINNIIIKGNKIFNSNDINFLLNKLQIKKGQILNNNSLFFFRKNIELVFLKYSMLSSFIKIKVQKDVNNKVNILIVFKEDNFTKIKQINIIGNNVYTTNFLLNYLKINNNFLFIFSKKNKYEINFILKVLNNLKNFYINKGYVNFKIKNVTQYLSLNKKNIYLVIKIEENKKFFYNEILINIDKKKYFKYIKNIINIIPGEVYQNNKILTLRNKIKKILEKNGFLKPEIIIKTILDQKNNKINIIFNIKTNKRYFVRKINFLGNNFTKDYILRNELLQIEGNPLNIELIKKTRERLYSLGYFNTVEIFLHKNNDPNNTLDITYQVDEKNQGSLKSGLGMIKGGLLGFNTVLQQNNFIGTGYDIDLNFNKDFYHSYLEFFIMKNHVFFKKINAGIKIFLNTINDDNNFFYNYINKNKGFFGILKLPINNNFIITNNIGFIQNQISNIEPQLSLWNYLKYVGYQRYKKSHNSYLLDEFIINYTFSYSNLDNSNIPSDGIFSFLNTYFSIPWYSKNRNYKINFNYSRYIPLNLQIFKNFLQYSPVFLFKSNFGYGNGFLGGKYPFYKNFYLGGSDTIRGFKNNSIGPKGIYYNSKKYHCDNGKTICLSDNPIGGNFLFNLNNELIFPISFLDNNYIKQIKTSIFLDIGNLIDTSWKNNYLFKLYKIPNFNFFSQIRSSIGLSFQFHTPFGDITISLAYPFKTYKTDKIQFLQFNFSKEW
- the rseP gene encoding RIP metalloprotease RseP; the encoded protein is MLSILYDIIIFIITISSLVIVHEYGHFYIARLFNIYIECFSLGFGKKIFQYRDKYGTNYILRLIPFGGYVKIPDYIHNSNIKYVKKFKLLFFDQINFLKQILIILGGPIANIIFAIIIYWIIFFIGLPIKKNIINEINYISIANLIGLKPNFEIKKINGMNINNWNFLNISLIKNINTHHKINLELNSNFIKSKKLNIDNNFLKFSKEKNLILMLGILPKGLKINPTITYIIPGSPAEKSKLHVGDKIISVEGKKFINWYNFQKFIYKNPNKIIHINIKRKQKNIDFKILSSFRKSKKIGFLGFLPKIINIKNDSKSIYRLNFIKSFKKSISETFKSIKLILNSFIYLLNSKKNIYKLNGPLSIGHIASILMRNNFIYYFMFLSLININLCIINLLPIPILDGGQLLLLIFEKIIGKKLSYKIKQIIYTISIIILIIIMGFTLINDFKQF
- a CDS encoding OmpH family outer membrane protein — encoded protein: MKYFLKVTLLIMILITPFNGAYCCSKIVVINIAKIFNAIPQKEKISKELEKELHSDFLVIEKMKKSFLYKIQKLKNTKLSEKAKEEIKKEIIYEKKILLKKIEYFTKKNNQRQEKARNKILFFISKLVNIIAEKGNYNLVLDISTIAYIKDVKDITNDVIDLAIQQNNILFI